A window of Streptomyces broussonetiae genomic DNA:
GTCACCACCATCGCCAAGGACGACCCCGACCGCCAGTACATCCACGTCCTCACCCCACCGAGCACCTCCACCCTGCGCGTCCGCGACAACGGCTACCGCATCGCCTCCGTCACCAACCTGCGTACCGGCAAACCCGTCTCGTGGTCGCAGTCCGGCGGTGTGCTCACCCTCACCGGCCTCGGCGGCTGGGACCCGTACGACACCGTTCTCAAGGTGATCACCGCCGGCCGCCAGGGCATCGCGACCGGTGTCACGGTGACCGCGAGCGCCTCCGCGAGCGGCCACGCCGCCTCGGCCGCCGGCGACGGCGACCACCTCACCTACTGGGACAACGACAAGACCCTGCCGGTCACCCTCACCTTCGACCTCGGCGCGGCGAAGCAGGTCCGCTACCTCGGACTCAACCAGCGCGAGGACTCCGTCGCCTACGCCCGCTCCGCCACCGAACAGTCGGCGCGGATCAAGGCGTACCAGGTGTTCCTCAGCACCGACGGGACCCACTGGACCAAGGCCGCCACGACCGGCCAACTCCCCAGCACCCGCGGTGTGCAGACCATCGACCTGACCGCCGCCACCGCCCGCTACGTCCGCCTCGAGGCCGACTCCACCTGGGCCGCCGCCACCGACACCACCCGCTACCGGCGGCTGCGGATCGACGAGGCCTGGATCGGCACCTCCTACGCCACGCCCGCCGTACCGGGAGGACGACGCCCATGACCCGGCTCAGGACAGCCACGGCCGCCGCGGCCGGCCTGCTCGTCGCCACCGCGATACCGCTCATGGCCACCCCGCACCGGGCGGCCGCCTCCGACAACGGCCGGGCGGTCCGGCCCGCCATGGGCTGGAGCAGCTGGAGCTATGTGCGCCGGCAGCCCACCGAGGCCGCGATCGAGGCACAGGCCGATGCCCTGGTCTCCTCGGGCCTGGCCCGGCACGGCTTCGTCCAGGTCAACCTCGACGACTTCTGGCAGAAGTGCGACGCAAACGGCTTCCAGGTCGACGGCTACGGCCGCTGGAGCCCCGACCCCGCCAAGTTCCCCGACGGCATCAAGTCCCTCGCCGACCACGTCCACGCCAAGGGCCTGAAGTTCGGCTTCTACGTCACTCCCGGCATCGCGAGGAACGCCGTCCTGAAGAACACCCCGGTCGAGGGCACCACGTACCACGCCAAGGACATCGCGGACACCTCGAAGACCGAGAAGAACTACAACTGCAAGAACATGTACGCCCTCGACTACGCCAGGCCCGGCGCGCAGGAGTTCGTCGACTCCTGGGCCCGGCAGTTCGCCTCGTGGGGCGTGGACTACCTGAAGATCGACGGCGTGGGCGGCCAGGACATCCCCGACGTCCAGGCCTGGGACAAGGCCCTGCGCGCCACTGGCCGGCCCATCACCTTCGCCCTGTCCAACAACCTCCCGATCGACCAGGCCACCACCTGGCGCACGCTCGCCAACAGCTGGCGCACCCAGGGCGACGTCGAGTGCTACTGCGGTCCGGGACCGAGCGGAAGCGGATACCCGCTCACCGACTGGGCCCATGTCGCCCGGCGCTTCGACTCCGCAGCCGCCTGGCAGCCGTACGCCGGCCCCGGCGGCTGGAACGACCTGGACTCGCTGGAGATCGGCAACGGCGACCGGGCCGGCCTCGACGCCGACCAGCGCCGCTCCCAGTTCACGCTGTGGTCGATGGCGGCCGCACCCCTCCTGCTCGGCACCGACCTCACCCGCCTCGACCCGGTCGACCGGGCGATGCTCACCAACGACCGGCTGATCGGCGTGGACCAGGACGGCATCGCCGCGCAACGGGTCGTGAACAGCGGGGCCGGACAGGTCTGGAGCAAGCGCGAGAGCAACGGCGACCGTGTGGTGGCCCTGTTCAACACCGGAACCTCCGGCTCCGCCACGGTCACCGTGGACTGGTCCCGGATCGGTCTCACCGGCTCCGGCGACGTCACCGACCTGTGGTCCGGTGCCCACAAGGGCACGGTCGCCGGCTCCTACAGCGCGGCCCTCCGCCCGGGGGAGACCCGCCTGATCCGGGTGCGACCCGTCGACTCACGTGGGACGGCGGTGGACCGCTGACCGGCGGCAGCGATCGGCCGACGGCCTGGCGCACACGGTCTGCCGACAGCGACGGCGGCGTCCCGCAGCAGCCCTACGACTACCTCGAGGTCTTGGCCCGGTACCCGGGCCGAGGGGAGCAACAGCCATGAAAACCAGCAGAGTTCTGCCCTACGGGCTGGCCGCCGTGCTCGCCCTTCCGCTGGCCGGACTGAGCCAGGGCACCGCACACGCGGCCACCGACTACCAGGCCGAGGACGCGACCATCTCCCAGGGGACCGTCGCCGGCAACCACACCGGCTACACGGGAACCGGTTTCGTCGACTACACCAACGTCAAAGGCTCCTACGTGGAGTTCAGGGTCTCCGCAGCCG
This region includes:
- a CDS encoding glycoside hydrolase family 27 protein; amino-acid sequence: MTRLRTATAAAAGLLVATAIPLMATPHRAAASDNGRAVRPAMGWSSWSYVRRQPTEAAIEAQADALVSSGLARHGFVQVNLDDFWQKCDANGFQVDGYGRWSPDPAKFPDGIKSLADHVHAKGLKFGFYVTPGIARNAVLKNTPVEGTTYHAKDIADTSKTEKNYNCKNMYALDYARPGAQEFVDSWARQFASWGVDYLKIDGVGGQDIPDVQAWDKALRATGRPITFALSNNLPIDQATTWRTLANSWRTQGDVECYCGPGPSGSGYPLTDWAHVARRFDSAAAWQPYAGPGGWNDLDSLEIGNGDRAGLDADQRRSQFTLWSMAAAPLLLGTDLTRLDPVDRAMLTNDRLIGVDQDGIAAQRVVNSGAGQVWSKRESNGDRVVALFNTGTSGSATVTVDWSRIGLTGSGDVTDLWSGAHKGTVAGSYSAALRPGETRLIRVRPVDSRGTAVDR